CGGAGTAAATCCTTCGTAATGGCGCATGATCAGCTGCGCCTCCACCTGCTGGACAGTGTCCATGGCAACCCCTACCACGATCAGCAGCGACGTGCCTCCGAAGTAGAACGTCACCCCCAAACCGTTTGTTACCCAGGCAGGGAACTTCTCAAAGAACGCACCCAAAGCACCTGGCAGGTGATTTAGGTGAATCCCGGCAATCATCCACTCCGGGATGAACGAGATCACGATCAGGTACAGTGCTCCCACCAGCGTGATCCGCGTTAGAACCTCATTAATGTAGTTCTCTGTGCGAGCCCCAGGACGGATCCCCGGAATGAATCCGCCGTACTTCCGCATGTTGTCCGCAACCTCTTTGGGGTTGAAGACGATCGACACATAAAAGTACGCAAAGAAAATGATCCCAATGGCGTACAGCAGCGTATACAGCGGCTCGCCCCACCCCAACGCCCGGATAAGCGGTCCAAAGAAGCGGTTGTCTCGCAGCACGAAACCCGCCGTCTGTGGCAACGTCAGCAGCGAAGACGCGAAGATCACCGGCATCACGCCGCCCGAGTTGACCCGCAGCGGCAGGTGCGTGGACTGTCCGCCCATAATCTTGCGTCCGACCACGCGTTTTGCGTATTGCACCGGTATTCGTCGCTCGCTCCGTTCCACAAACACAATGAAGGCCACAACCGCAATCATCAGCGCGACCAGCAATATCACCGCCGGAGCGGTAAACGCTCCCCAGGCATCGGTACGCACTTTGCCAATCAGTTCCGCTACGCCACGCGGCAATCCGACCACAATGCCGGCAAAGATTAAGAGCGACATGCCGTTGCCCACACCGCGCTCGGTGATCTGTTCGCCCAGCCA
The sequence above is a segment of the Terriglobales bacterium genome. Coding sequences within it:
- the secY gene encoding preprotein translocase subunit SecY: GLLAVYRLGAHIPTPGINASLLQQFFEQNRGTFLGFVDLFSGGNLRRLTIFALGIMPYITASIILQLLTVVYEPLAKLQKEGELGRKKITQWTRYLTVVLSAMQSFGIALTLERQTVSGGIAFVTNPGPGFVLMTMLTLTTGSAFIMWLGEQITERGVGNGMSLLIFAGIVVGLPRGVAELIGKVRTDAWGAFTAPAVILLVALMIAVVAFIVFVERSERRIPVQYAKRVVGRKIMGGQSTHLPLRVNSGGVMPVIFASSLLTLPQTAGFVLRDNRFFGPLIRALGWGEPLYTLLYAIGIIFFAYFYVSIVFNPKEVADNMRKYGGFIPGIRPGARTENYINEVLTRITLVGALYLIVISFIPEWMIAGIHLNHLPGALGAFFEKFPAWVTNGLGVTFYFGGTSLLIVVGVAMDTVQQVEAQLIMRHYEGFTPRSGRIRGRRAW